The Panicum hallii strain FIL2 chromosome 9, PHallii_v3.1, whole genome shotgun sequence genome has a window encoding:
- the LOC112875378 gene encoding probable xyloglucan endotransglucosylase/hydrolase protein 28 isoform X1, translated as MACSPMAFLTVFLAAAGSCLPVAAAGGPLPPAGTPLFFREGYTQLFGDSNLALHGDGKRVHISLDERTGAGFASQGAYLHGLFSARIKLPADHTAGVVVAFYVSIRPSMSNGDVYERTHDELDFEFLGNVRGREWRVQTNVYGNGSTAAGREERYGLWFDPTEDFHRYAILWSRDRIIFYVDETPIREVVRTESMGAQFPSKPMSLYATIWDGSSWATSGGRYKVDYKYAPYVAEFADLALRGCAVGRRACEEPGDAAAPPMSPAQRSAMEAFRARYMTYGYCYDRLRYPAPLPECSVGPEAAAFLPSGDARAALRRHGRRHRTRGGADSAL; from the exons ATGGCTTGTTCACCCATGGCTTTCTTGACCGTCTTCCTTGCGGCGGCGGGGTCGTGCCTGCCAGTGGCCGCCGCGGGCGGGCCTCTACCCCCGGCGGGAACGCCCCTCTTCTTCCGGGAGGGCTACACGCAGCTGTTCGGCGACTCCAACCTCGCGCTCCACGGCGACGGCAAGAGGGTGCACATCTCCCTCGACGAGCGAACAG GCGCCGGGTTCGCGTCGCAGGGCGCGTACCTCCACGGGCTCTTCAGCGCCCGCATCAAGCTCCCCGCCGACCACACCGCCGGCGTCGTCGTCGCCTTCTACGTGAGCATCCGTCCATCC ATGTCGAACGGGGACGTGTACGAGCGGACGCACGACGAGCTGGACTTCGAGTTCCTGGGGAACGTGCGGGGCAGGGAGTGGCGGGTGCAGACCAACGTGTACGGCAACGGCagcacggcggccggccgggagGAGCGCTACGGCCTCTGGTTCGACCCCACGGAGGATTTCCACCGCTACGCCATCCTCTGGAGCCGCGACAGGATCAT ATTCTACGTCGATGAAACGCCGATCAGGGAGGTGGTGCGGACGGAGTCCATGGGCGCCCAGTTCCCGTCGAAGCCCATGTCGCTGTACGCCACCATCTGGGACGGCTCCAGCTGGGCCACCTCGGGCGGCCGCTACAAGGTGGACTACAAGTACGCGCCCTACGTCGCCGAGTTCGCCGACCTCGCGCTCCGCGGCTGCGCGGTCGGCCGTCGAGCGTGCGAGGAGCCGGGCGACGCCGCCGCACCGCCGATGTCGCCCGCGCAGCGGTCGGCGATGGAGGCGTTCCGGGCGCGCTACATGACGTACGGCTACTGCTACGACCGCCTCCGGTACCCCGCGCCGCTGCCGGAGTGTAGCGTCGGCCCGGAGGCCGCGGCGTTCCTCCCGTCGGGGGACGCGAGGGCCGCATTGCGTAGGCATGGCAGGCGCCACCggacgcgcggcggcgcggactcGGCTCTCTGA
- the LOC112875378 gene encoding probable xyloglucan endotransglucosylase/hydrolase protein 28 isoform X2: MACSPMAFLTVFLAAAGSCLPVAAAGGPLPPAGTPLFFREGYTQLFGDSNLALHGDGKRVHISLDERTGAGFASQGAYLHGLFSARIKLPADHTAGVVVAFYMSNGDVYERTHDELDFEFLGNVRGREWRVQTNVYGNGSTAAGREERYGLWFDPTEDFHRYAILWSRDRIIFYVDETPIREVVRTESMGAQFPSKPMSLYATIWDGSSWATSGGRYKVDYKYAPYVAEFADLALRGCAVGRRACEEPGDAAAPPMSPAQRSAMEAFRARYMTYGYCYDRLRYPAPLPECSVGPEAAAFLPSGDARAALRRHGRRHRTRGGADSAL; encoded by the exons ATGGCTTGTTCACCCATGGCTTTCTTGACCGTCTTCCTTGCGGCGGCGGGGTCGTGCCTGCCAGTGGCCGCCGCGGGCGGGCCTCTACCCCCGGCGGGAACGCCCCTCTTCTTCCGGGAGGGCTACACGCAGCTGTTCGGCGACTCCAACCTCGCGCTCCACGGCGACGGCAAGAGGGTGCACATCTCCCTCGACGAGCGAACAG GCGCCGGGTTCGCGTCGCAGGGCGCGTACCTCCACGGGCTCTTCAGCGCCCGCATCAAGCTCCCCGCCGACCACACCGCCGGCGTCGTCGTCGCCTTCTAC ATGTCGAACGGGGACGTGTACGAGCGGACGCACGACGAGCTGGACTTCGAGTTCCTGGGGAACGTGCGGGGCAGGGAGTGGCGGGTGCAGACCAACGTGTACGGCAACGGCagcacggcggccggccgggagGAGCGCTACGGCCTCTGGTTCGACCCCACGGAGGATTTCCACCGCTACGCCATCCTCTGGAGCCGCGACAGGATCAT ATTCTACGTCGATGAAACGCCGATCAGGGAGGTGGTGCGGACGGAGTCCATGGGCGCCCAGTTCCCGTCGAAGCCCATGTCGCTGTACGCCACCATCTGGGACGGCTCCAGCTGGGCCACCTCGGGCGGCCGCTACAAGGTGGACTACAAGTACGCGCCCTACGTCGCCGAGTTCGCCGACCTCGCGCTCCGCGGCTGCGCGGTCGGCCGTCGAGCGTGCGAGGAGCCGGGCGACGCCGCCGCACCGCCGATGTCGCCCGCGCAGCGGTCGGCGATGGAGGCGTTCCGGGCGCGCTACATGACGTACGGCTACTGCTACGACCGCCTCCGGTACCCCGCGCCGCTGCCGGAGTGTAGCGTCGGCCCGGAGGCCGCGGCGTTCCTCCCGTCGGGGGACGCGAGGGCCGCATTGCGTAGGCATGGCAGGCGCCACCggacgcgcggcggcgcggactcGGCTCTCTGA